Genomic segment of uncultured Flavobacterium sp.:
CCTTGAAGATTTGGTTTACGAGTTAAACTATGAATCGGCAAAAATCGCAAGACAAGTAGCCGATGAGTTTACCGCTAAAAATCCGGATAAACCACGTTTCGTTGCAGGATCAATCGGGCCAACAAACCGTACAGCAAGTATGTCGCCGGACGTAAACGATCCGGGTTACAGAGCCGTAACGTTTGACGATTTACGAATTGCTTACAAAGAGCAAGTAGAAGCCTTAATGGATGGTGGCTGTGATTTACTATTGGTAGAAACAATCTTCGACACATTAAATGCAAAAGCAGCACTCTTTGCGATCGAAGAAGTAAAAGAAGAACGAAATCTGGATATTCCAATCATGGTTTCAGGAACGATTACCGATGCGTCTGGAAGAACACTTTCCGGGCAAACTGTTGAAGCGTTTTTGATTTCAGTATCACATATTCCGTTATTAAGCGTAGGATTCAATTGTGCTCTTGGAGCCGATTTGTTGAAACCGTATTTAAAAACATTATCGCAACACACCAGTTTTAATGTTTCGGCGCACCCAAATGCAGGTTTGCCAAACGCGTTCGGACAATATGATGAAACACCAGAACAAACTCAGGCTTTCATCAAAGAATATTTAGATGATAATTTAATCAACATAATTGGTGGTTGTTGCGGAACAACTCCGGATCATATTCGATTAATTGCTGAGGTTGCGAAGGATTATAAGCCGAGAGTGGCGCCGGTATTTGAATAAAAAAGTTCATCTTGTCTTTAGAAAACAAAAATGATAAAAGAAGACGTTAGATTGCAAAATAAAAATGATCAATGGAAGATGATTTTCGCTATTGTTACTATTGTTTTGCTGTTGTACTTAATATATAATAATCAAGAAGATGATTATCCAAAATCTTTTAAAGGAGAGACAATAGGATTATTGACTAGAATAAAAAGTGACGATGAATACGGGTATAGTTTACAATATTATTTTTATCTGGATAAAAAAATAAGATCAGTGATCTATGTTAAAAAATATGACACCAAAGCTTTTAATAAGTTTTTTAAAGTAAAATATGATACAGATGATCCAGAGAAAAACTATATAGTTTTAGAACAGGAGCTGGAACCAGACTCAATTACATTAGTCAAAGCCGGTTTTACTAAAACGAAATATTATATATATGATGCTGGTGTAAGTTGCAAATATATAGAAAAGTCAAAATGGAAGTAAAAGTTCCGTAGGAACGAAATGATGGGTTCAAAGATTTGAAAAACGATAATTGAAATCGTGAAAACATAAATTGTCTTATGAAACCGAGTGTCGCGTGAGGGATAGAAGCGGTTAGCCCACAGTCTGACGAAGGAAGTGCGAGGACTAAAAGCGGATAGCCCGGCCCGGAGGGACACGCCCAAATTAAAATAGAAAAACCTTTTTAGGATTCGAAATATTAGAATGAGATTGCTTCGTTCCTCGCAAGGACAAGCAAGACGTTGAAATAAAAGTTCCAGAGGAACGAACAATATTGTAGCAACGGAATTTATTCCGTTGAAAATTGAAAAAAAATGGCAGAAAAAAGAAGAGACCTTGTATTAGCAGGATTAGAACCGTTAATTATTACGCCTGAAAGTGTTTTTGTAAACATTGGAGAACGTACGAATGTAACAGGTTCAAGAAAATTCCTAAGG
This window contains:
- a CDS encoding homocysteine S-methyltransferase family protein is translated as MSITIQEAIKKNILILDGAMGTMLQRYNFSEEDFRGERFKDFPHPLKGNNDLLSITQPQAIRDVHAAYFEAGADIVETNTFSGTTIGMADYFLEDLVYELNYESAKIARQVADEFTAKNPDKPRFVAGSIGPTNRTASMSPDVNDPGYRAVTFDDLRIAYKEQVEALMDGGCDLLLVETIFDTLNAKAALFAIEEVKEERNLDIPIMVSGTITDASGRTLSGQTVEAFLISVSHIPLLSVGFNCALGADLLKPYLKTLSQHTSFNVSAHPNAGLPNAFGQYDETPEQTQAFIKEYLDDNLINIIGGCCGTTPDHIRLIAEVAKDYKPRVAPVFE